In Candidatus Neomarinimicrobiota bacterium, a genomic segment contains:
- a CDS encoding isoprenyl transferase, translated as MDGNGRWAKSRGLPRFAGHREGIKSVKEIVEACGQLGVENLTLFTFSEENWQRPRREVSALMKLLLRTIRRELTDLMENDVVISTIGKLDDLPSDAAKEMRRATESTKNNNGLKLHLALSYGSRSEIVNAVRNITEAVQKGTIKIGDINEKMFADFLYTKDIPDPDLLIRTSGEARISNFLLWQLAYTELYITDTHWPDFRRTQLYDAITDYFGRERRFGLVSEQLQELKEV; from the coding sequence ATGGATGGAAACGGCAGATGGGCTAAATCGCGCGGACTTCCCCGATTTGCAGGACACAGGGAGGGAATAAAGTCGGTCAAAGAAATAGTTGAGGCTTGCGGTCAATTGGGAGTGGAAAATCTTACACTTTTCACATTTTCTGAAGAAAACTGGCAGCGTCCAAGAAGAGAAGTTTCCGCATTAATGAAACTTCTTCTGCGTACAATACGTCGAGAATTAACAGACTTGATGGAGAACGACGTAGTAATTTCAACGATCGGTAAATTAGATGACCTGCCTTCTGACGCTGCAAAAGAAATGAGAAGAGCCACTGAATCGACTAAGAACAATAATGGATTGAAGTTACATCTCGCATTATCATATGGCTCTCGAAGCGAGATAGTTAATGCGGTCAGAAATATAACGGAAGCTGTCCAAAAGGGAACTATCAAGATTGGTGATATAAATGAAAAAATGTTTGCCGACTTCCTGTATACTAAAGATATACCTGATCCGGACTTGCTTATCAGGACAAGCGGTGAAGCGCGGATCAGTAATTTCCTGTTGTGGCAGCTCGCATATACGGAGTTATACATAACAGATACTCATTGGCCTGATTTCAGGAGGACGCAGCTGTATGATGCGATAACTGATTATTTCGGTCGCGAGAGAAGATTTGGATTGGTAAGCGAGCAACTACAAGAATTAAAAGAGGTATGA
- the bamA gene encoding outer membrane protein assembly factor BamA, translated as MKEFMKSNAGTSSTDCGNRNILSGLKLFALLLILLYAVSPIQAQEKVKIFNVDVMGNKGASANVIIRNSGLVAGKSISGDDIKDAITRLWAMKIFADVQISIEKQVSEGLFLLIKVEEYPKIDKYELKGNKKLNDDKLEDAVTFFRGQRITPHMEIRTIRALKEIYHKKGYLLVEISTERIPAEKEDYIIVRFNINEGSKVKIRGIKFKGAENFSESKLKKQLKKTREKGTLRFWRSGNFDKEEYEADKKNLIQFYKNNGFRDAEILKDSLYYDEKREKLYLDITIREGKRYTLGKLTFKNNKLFTEDELSIALGLKEGDDYSAENIDFAVFDRLTGIYMDKGNLYVNIDPKQSPVGDDVVDIEFVIDENQKVFVRNINIYGNTKTKEKVIRREMKIFPGDVFSRSKLMRSQREIFILNYFSNVIPNIRPVDEDQIDIELSVEEKQTDRANASAGFSQRDGAIGSIGVDFNNFIGNGQVLSFSWQFGSVFRSFSIGFTEPWLFDTPTLAGFRVFSTRRRGVFFPLDQSEIGGSVNLGRRFRWPDDYFRGNASFRFAKRKFDNITDRGILDQLVPPSRSAGISDDEIGNVVIETQQRRLTFVLTRDSRDRPEFPTQGSVFTLVSQISGGPIGGDEDFFKSIFSVDWYTPLFWKFVLLNRYKYGAIRTFSSDAFIPFDEFFFMGGSGLTIGEPLRGYDDRTVGPPSPTSSVFALGGKVLSKFSIELRFPIAPNPVIFGLLFYEGGNTWIDIKSANIFDLRKSAGFGMRMFMPLVGLIGFDLGFGFDDLSVPGVREGWKVHFQFGRQF; from the coding sequence ATGAAAGAGTTTATGAAATCGAATGCGGGAACGAGTAGTACAGATTGTGGAAATAGAAATATATTATCAGGATTGAAGCTATTTGCGCTTCTCTTAATTCTTCTATATGCTGTTTCTCCGATTCAAGCTCAGGAAAAAGTTAAGATATTCAATGTTGATGTGATGGGTAATAAAGGTGCTTCTGCGAATGTCATCATCAGAAATTCAGGGCTTGTTGCAGGAAAATCAATATCGGGTGATGATATCAAAGATGCTATTACTCGTTTATGGGCAATGAAAATATTTGCCGATGTCCAAATTTCAATTGAAAAGCAGGTGAGTGAAGGACTATTCCTTCTGATAAAGGTAGAAGAGTATCCCAAAATTGATAAATACGAGCTCAAGGGGAATAAAAAACTTAATGATGATAAATTGGAGGATGCGGTAACTTTCTTCAGGGGTCAGCGAATTACTCCTCATATGGAGATAAGAACAATTCGTGCATTAAAAGAGATATATCATAAGAAGGGTTATTTACTCGTTGAAATAAGCACCGAGCGCATTCCGGCTGAAAAAGAAGATTATATAATTGTCAGGTTTAATATAAATGAAGGTTCGAAGGTTAAAATCCGTGGAATAAAGTTCAAGGGCGCAGAAAATTTCTCGGAAAGCAAACTGAAAAAACAGCTGAAAAAAACTAGGGAAAAAGGGACTCTACGCTTCTGGAGATCCGGGAATTTCGATAAGGAAGAATATGAAGCAGACAAAAAAAATCTAATTCAATTCTATAAGAATAATGGCTTTAGAGATGCTGAAATATTGAAGGATTCTTTATATTACGATGAAAAAAGAGAAAAGCTTTACTTGGATATAACGATACGAGAAGGTAAACGATATACGCTTGGAAAATTAACTTTTAAAAATAACAAATTATTCACAGAGGATGAATTGTCAATAGCATTGGGATTGAAAGAAGGAGATGATTACAGCGCTGAGAATATAGATTTTGCAGTATTTGACAGACTAACCGGCATTTATATGGATAAGGGAAATCTATATGTAAATATTGATCCGAAACAAAGTCCGGTAGGAGACGATGTTGTAGATATAGAATTTGTTATAGATGAAAATCAGAAAGTTTTCGTTAGAAATATCAATATTTATGGAAATACCAAGACTAAGGAAAAAGTCATTCGGCGAGAAATGAAGATATTCCCCGGCGATGTATTCAGCAGATCGAAATTAATGCGGAGTCAAAGGGAAATATTCATCTTAAACTATTTCTCGAATGTTATTCCTAACATTAGGCCTGTTGATGAAGACCAGATTGATATTGAGCTGTCGGTAGAGGAGAAACAGACCGATAGAGCAAATGCCTCAGCCGGATTCTCACAAAGGGACGGAGCTATCGGCTCAATAGGCGTGGATTTCAATAATTTCATCGGCAATGGACAGGTTCTTTCATTCAGTTGGCAATTTGGCAGCGTGTTCAGATCATTTTCCATTGGATTTACCGAACCTTGGCTGTTCGACACACCTACATTGGCTGGTTTTCGAGTATTTTCCACAAGAAGAAGAGGAGTGTTTTTCCCGCTTGACCAATCAGAAATCGGAGGGTCTGTGAATTTAGGGAGAAGATTCAGATGGCCGGATGATTATTTTCGTGGCAACGCATCATTCCGATTTGCCAAGAGAAAATTTGACAACATCACTGACAGGGGAATATTGGATCAATTAGTGCCACCCTCAAGAAGCGCTGGAATAAGCGATGACGAAATTGGAAATGTGGTAATTGAAACTCAGCAGAGAAGATTGACATTTGTATTAACAAGAGATAGCAGAGACAGACCCGAATTTCCGACGCAGGGATCCGTGTTCACCCTCGTTTCGCAAATTTCAGGTGGTCCCATCGGGGGAGACGAAGATTTTTTCAAATCTATCTTCAGTGTGGATTGGTACACCCCATTATTCTGGAAATTTGTATTATTGAACAGATATAAATACGGCGCGATTAGGACGTTCAGTTCGGATGCGTTCATCCCATTTGATGAATTCTTCTTTATGGGTGGCAGTGGCTTGACAATTGGAGAGCCATTGCGAGGTTATGATGACCGGACAGTAGGTCCTCCGAGTCCTACTTCAAGCGTATTCGCTCTTGGCGGTAAAGTATTATCAAAGTTTTCTATTGAATTAAGATTTCCAATTGCCCCGAACCCTGTCATATTCGGGCTGTTGTTTTACGAGGGAGGCAATACCTGGATTGACATAAAATCAGCGAATATATTCGATTTACGGAAATCGGCGGGCTTTGGGATGAGAATGTTTATGCCGCTTGTCGGTCTTATCGGATTTGATTTAGGATTCGGTTTTGATGATCTTTCTGTTCCGGGCGTAAGAGAAGGCTGGAAGGTACATTTCCAATTTGGAAGACAATTTTAA
- a CDS encoding OmpH family outer membrane protein, protein MNKMKIIPVLLIMMSVEAYSQQVKIGYVDKVKVLTELDSWKDADKRLMKMKEDAEYELIGMTTEADSLNKVLQNQMMLTDAMRTQIQSRIVKLSQDYQRVGVTRQQELIQTENSLKSPILKAFDEIVRDLGIKEDFTFIYDNTINSIMFASGGRDLTEQVLFELRKNYK, encoded by the coding sequence TTGAACAAGATGAAGATTATTCCGGTGTTGCTGATAATGATGAGCGTGGAAGCATATTCCCAACAGGTGAAAATCGGCTATGTTGACAAAGTAAAAGTGCTCACAGAATTAGATAGCTGGAAAGATGCGGACAAGCGTCTGATGAAAATGAAAGAAGATGCGGAATATGAACTGATTGGTATGACAACTGAAGCCGATAGCCTTAATAAAGTATTACAGAATCAAATGATGCTTACCGACGCAATGAGAACTCAAATTCAGAGTCGAATAGTAAAACTGTCGCAAGATTATCAAAGAGTAGGTGTCACCCGCCAGCAGGAGCTGATTCAGACTGAAAATTCATTAAAATCGCCAATCTTAAAAGCATTCGATGAAATAGTAAGAGACCTCGGTATAAAAGAAGATTTTACATTTATCTATGATAATACCATAAACAGTATAATGTTTGCATCCGGAGGAAGAGATTTAACCGAGCAGGTGTTGTTTGAACTTCGAAAGAATTATAAATAA
- a CDS encoding OmpH family outer membrane protein has translation MPMKKYNKVLLVFVTIFFFSDLTYAQGKIGYIDSELIFERFEEFKFARQKFEQDAANAEKDLQKLWAQLDSLQIEREKGRFTWSRSRLADKDSEIAAKQNIIRMSTENIFGPGGTIYKSQRQISQKAMDDIIIALSEIAAEEGYDMVLDAARGSIPFKKSEDNLTDKVVERLRTGIGKTGGN, from the coding sequence ATGCCGATGAAAAAATATAATAAAGTTCTTTTAGTATTCGTAACTATTTTCTTCTTCTCCGACCTGACCTACGCTCAAGGAAAAATAGGTTATATTGACAGTGAGCTGATATTCGAGCGTTTTGAAGAATTTAAATTTGCGCGCCAGAAATTTGAGCAGGATGCGGCAAATGCGGAAAAAGATCTTCAGAAATTGTGGGCGCAGCTAGACAGTCTGCAAATCGAAAGAGAAAAAGGGAGATTTACATGGAGCAGGTCCCGATTAGCCGATAAGGACAGCGAGATAGCGGCAAAGCAAAATATTATTCGAATGTCTACTGAAAATATATTTGGTCCGGGTGGAACAATATATAAATCCCAGCGCCAAATATCACAAAAAGCGATGGATGATATAATCATCGCATTATCTGAAATTGCGGCTGAAGAGGGGTATGATATGGTACTGGACGCGGCTCGGGGCAGCATACCTTTTAAGAAATCTGAAGACAACCTTACCGATAAAGTGGTTGAAAGGTTGAGAACCGGAATTGGCAAGACAGGTGGGAATTAG
- the lpxD gene encoding UDP-3-O-(3-hydroxymyristoyl)glucosamine N-acyltransferase: MSINLSELSDLLQGTLIGKGSISIDGIAEIKSAVSGQITFIAGKKYEAQLAESKASAVIISYEMDSPSIPAILVSDIQLAKAKTLQYFNPSEDVEAHIDTKAIIDEDAVIGDGCYVGAGSVIKSGAVLGNKCNIMENVFIDSGVRLGDECVINPGVVLSYKVTIGNRVNIGSGTVIGGEGFGYLPDGNIIMKVPQVGNVVVEDDVSIGANCCVDRGTMGTTLIRKGAKLDNLIQIGHNVEIGENTIMAAFAGISGSTVVGSGVLMGGQVGIIGHVKIGDGVKIAAKSGIMKSFPKGVTISGIPARPHKENLSKDANIGRVPKLSKRIKELEQEVDNLKNRLNKNE; this comes from the coding sequence ATGTCTATAAACCTTTCGGAGCTGAGCGATCTTCTCCAAGGGACTCTTATCGGGAAAGGGTCGATAAGCATTGATGGGATTGCCGAGATAAAATCTGCTGTTTCGGGACAGATAACATTTATAGCGGGTAAGAAATATGAAGCACAGCTTGCTGAATCTAAAGCATCTGCGGTTATTATTTCTTATGAAATGGATTCTCCTTCAATCCCGGCAATTCTTGTATCTGACATCCAGTTGGCTAAGGCGAAAACATTACAATATTTTAATCCCTCTGAAGATGTGGAGGCTCATATTGACACAAAAGCCATAATTGATGAAGATGCCGTTATAGGAGACGGATGCTATGTGGGCGCGGGATCTGTAATAAAGAGCGGAGCCGTTTTGGGGAATAAATGCAACATTATGGAAAATGTGTTCATAGACTCGGGCGTCAGACTTGGAGATGAGTGTGTAATAAATCCGGGTGTTGTATTATCATATAAAGTTACAATCGGTAACAGGGTTAATATTGGAAGCGGAACGGTAATCGGTGGAGAGGGATTTGGATATCTTCCGGACGGAAACATTATTATGAAAGTTCCGCAAGTAGGGAATGTTGTCGTTGAAGATGATGTCTCCATTGGAGCGAACTGTTGTGTTGATAGAGGAACTATGGGTACGACGCTGATTCGGAAGGGAGCCAAACTCGATAATCTGATCCAAATCGGCCACAACGTGGAAATCGGGGAAAATACTATTATGGCAGCTTTCGCAGGAATCTCAGGAAGCACTGTAGTCGGCAGCGGAGTACTGATGGGTGGGCAGGTAGGGATAATAGGACATGTTAAAATTGGAGACGGAGTTAAAATAGCGGCGAAATCAGGCATAATGAAATCATTTCCTAAAGGAGTAACTATTTCAGGAATACCCGCTCGTCCTCATAAGGAAAATTTGAGTAAAGACGCAAATATTGGCAGAGTTCCGAAGTTGTCAAAACGAATAAAAGAGTTGGAACAGGAAGTTGACAATTTAAAAAATAGGCTTAACAAGAATGAGTGA
- a CDS encoding bifunctional UDP-3-O-[3-hydroxymyristoyl] N-acetylglucosamine deacetylase/3-hydroxyacyl-ACP dehydratase, producing the protein MSDYQRTISNPVHFSGIGLHTGLKSRVTFRPAPVNHGIRFVRTDMENSPEVIPHIKNVVDLQRGTSIEQKGVRIHTVEHVLSALAGLQIDNVYVELTNKEPPVGDGSAKPFVDVLLKAGIVEQSALREYLYIDEPITVVQPNRDAEIVVLPSDEFRVTFLVDYENSAIGKKYTSMYSLEKEYVKEFAPARTFCFLHEVEELHKAGLIRGGNLNNAIVIVDRKLHKKDIESLKKLLSIKGKVSVPSSGILNGKRLRFENEPVRHKTLDLIGDLALLGVPIKAHVLAARSGHEANIELVKKLFKYQEKKKLAAKFQSSSKSGEIIDIRAIEKILPHRYPFLLIDRIIDITPGKKVVAIKSVTRNEPFFNGHFPDRPIFPGVLIVEAMAQAGGFLLLNYDENPSGKLVYFTGIDNAKFRKPVIPGDQMRLEVEVIKMYKSTTKMKGKAYVEGKVVASAEMTAIIVDAEK; encoded by the coding sequence ATGAGTGATTATCAAAGAACTATCTCAAATCCGGTACATTTTTCCGGAATAGGTTTGCACACGGGATTAAAAAGCAGAGTTACGTTTAGACCGGCTCCGGTTAATCATGGAATTAGATTTGTACGGACGGATATGGAAAATAGCCCGGAAGTTATTCCCCATATTAAAAACGTTGTAGACCTCCAGCGCGGGACAAGCATTGAGCAGAAGGGAGTCCGCATCCATACGGTGGAACATGTCTTGAGTGCATTAGCGGGGCTGCAAATTGATAATGTCTATGTTGAGCTGACAAATAAAGAACCTCCGGTTGGAGACGGTAGCGCTAAACCATTCGTTGATGTGTTGCTGAAAGCCGGTATTGTAGAACAATCAGCGCTACGGGAATATCTTTACATAGATGAGCCTATAACTGTAGTCCAGCCAAACCGCGATGCCGAGATAGTGGTATTACCATCAGACGAATTCAGAGTAACATTTCTTGTCGATTACGAAAATTCCGCAATTGGAAAGAAATATACTTCTATGTACTCGCTCGAAAAAGAATATGTGAAAGAGTTCGCCCCGGCGAGAACATTTTGCTTTCTTCATGAAGTGGAGGAATTGCACAAGGCAGGTCTTATAAGGGGTGGGAATTTAAATAATGCCATAGTAATTGTCGATAGAAAGCTCCACAAAAAAGACATTGAGTCATTAAAAAAACTTTTGAGCATTAAAGGAAAAGTTAGTGTGCCAAGCTCGGGCATACTTAACGGGAAAAGATTGAGATTTGAGAACGAACCCGTGAGGCACAAAACGCTCGATCTTATCGGGGACCTGGCACTTCTCGGCGTTCCGATAAAAGCACATGTCCTTGCCGCTCGAAGTGGGCACGAAGCGAATATCGAATTGGTGAAGAAACTTTTCAAGTATCAGGAAAAGAAAAAACTTGCAGCAAAGTTCCAATCGAGCAGCAAGAGCGGAGAAATAATTGATATACGGGCCATTGAGAAAATCCTACCGCACCGCTACCCGTTCCTTCTCATAGATCGCATTATTGATATAACTCCCGGAAAAAAAGTTGTCGCTATCAAATCAGTCACAAGAAACGAACCTTTTTTCAATGGACATTTTCCTGATCGTCCTATATTTCCGGGTGTCTTGATTGTTGAGGCGATGGCTCAAGCAGGAGGTTTTCTCTTATTAAATTACGATGAAAATCCCAGTGGGAAACTCGTTTACTTTACCGGAATAGATAATGCCAAATTCAGAAAACCGGTGATTCCGGGAGACCAAATGAGACTTGAGGTCGAGGTGATCAAAATGTACAAATCCACAACTAAAATGAAAGGGAAGGCTTACGTCGAAGGCAAAGTGGTGGCATCAGCTGAAATGACCGCTATTATTGTTGACGCTGAAAAGTAA
- the lpxA gene encoding acyl-ACP--UDP-N-acetylglucosamine O-acyltransferase: MSVEVHPTAIVHKNAELGDGVIVGPFTVIEKNTVVGKGTKISSHVSIADGCRIGENCIIHKGAVLASVPQDLKFEGEETILEVGNGTTIREFVTVNRGTSASGKTVIGKNTLIMAYVHIAHDCLIGDNVIIANSVNMGGHVEIEDNVTVGGMVPIHQFVKIGTFAFIGGGYRVPKDVPPYVLAAGEPLVYRTLNLIGLKRSGFSRDAISKLSKGYKLIYNKKTSLEEGLSQLKSNGELTTELQKAVDFFESSSRGIIGSE; this comes from the coding sequence ATGTCTGTAGAAGTACACCCAACCGCCATAGTTCATAAGAACGCCGAATTAGGTGATGGGGTCATTGTAGGCCCTTTCACCGTTATAGAAAAAAACACGGTCGTAGGGAAGGGTACCAAAATATCCTCTCATGTCTCTATAGCCGATGGTTGTCGAATTGGAGAAAATTGTATTATCCATAAAGGTGCCGTATTGGCATCTGTGCCGCAGGATCTAAAGTTTGAAGGAGAGGAGACGATCCTGGAGGTTGGAAATGGCACAACGATAAGGGAATTCGTAACGGTGAATAGAGGCACTTCAGCCTCAGGAAAGACCGTAATAGGAAAAAACACGTTGATTATGGCGTATGTCCATATTGCTCATGATTGTTTAATAGGAGATAATGTTATAATAGCGAATTCAGTAAATATGGGCGGCCACGTCGAGATTGAGGATAATGTTACCGTTGGAGGTATGGTGCCGATACATCAGTTTGTTAAGATAGGAACATTTGCGTTTATCGGCGGCGGGTATAGGGTTCCAAAGGACGTGCCTCCATATGTTCTTGCCGCAGGAGAGCCGTTGGTATATAGAACATTGAACCTTATCGGATTAAAACGTAGTGGTTTTTCCCGCGACGCAATATCAAAATTATCCAAGGGTTACAAATTGATCTATAATAAGAAAACTTCTTTGGAAGAAGGTCTTTCGCAGTTGAAGAGCAATGGCGAACTGACAACGGAATTGCAAAAGGCAGTAGATTTTTTTGAGAGTTCATCCCGTGGCATTATCGGTTCGGAATAA
- a CDS encoding lipoate--protein ligase family protein produces the protein MRVHPVALSVRNNWRLLSKGSSSGAYNMALDYALTQAGDENNILRLYGWNPRAISIGFHQSPYIVDIERCKKDGIDIVRRPTGGRAILHDNEVTYSLILRGGEFNFEEVYSKVHLAIAAAILKLGIEVNLVDTKPSKGQLNPGSGKSTCFTSAAKTELEYKGRKIVGSAGRQYKEALLIHGSILLGSEHKDIINYLHLPDKKRNIVRSALASKTSDLTTILGRRVDAEKMVENLIKSFSNIFQAKFKEYFLSEETVDKTREYHNKFDLLYESSNAEAA, from the coding sequence TTGAGAGTTCATCCCGTGGCATTATCGGTTCGGAATAATTGGCGACTGCTGTCTAAAGGCAGCTCATCCGGTGCATATAATATGGCGCTTGATTATGCGCTCACTCAGGCAGGTGATGAAAATAACATATTGCGATTATATGGATGGAACCCTCGTGCTATTTCCATCGGATTCCATCAATCCCCATACATTGTTGACATAGAACGGTGCAAGAAGGATGGAATAGATATTGTGAGAAGACCAACGGGCGGCAGGGCGATTCTCCACGACAATGAAGTTACGTATTCACTTATATTGCGGGGCGGCGAATTTAATTTTGAAGAAGTATATTCTAAAGTTCATCTCGCAATAGCGGCAGCTATATTAAAATTAGGTATTGAGGTTAATTTAGTTGATACAAAACCGTCTAAAGGACAATTGAACCCGGGTTCGGGAAAAAGCACCTGCTTTACTTCAGCGGCAAAAACAGAATTGGAATACAAAGGTAGAAAGATAGTTGGCAGCGCAGGAAGGCAATACAAAGAAGCGCTTCTTATTCACGGTTCGATATTATTAGGAAGCGAGCATAAGGATATAATTAATTACCTGCACCTGCCGGATAAAAAACGAAATATTGTAAGATCGGCTCTGGCTTCAAAAACTTCCGATCTTACCACGATATTAGGTAGGCGGGTAGATGCCGAAAAAATGGTTGAGAATTTGATAAAATCGTTTTCAAATATATTTCAAGCCAAATTTAAAGAATACTTCCTGTCCGAAGAAACAGTGGATAAAACCCGGGAGTATCATAACAAATTTGATCTGTTGTATGAATCGTCCAACGCAGAAGCTGCATGA